The following proteins are encoded in a genomic region of Oncorhynchus gorbuscha isolate QuinsamMale2020 ecotype Even-year linkage group LG11, OgorEven_v1.0, whole genome shotgun sequence:
- the LOC124048666 gene encoding uncharacterized protein LOC124048666 isoform X2, whose product MEDEEDLEVLGEQLYDLIYPKHAEIAGKLTGMLLELPGPVLTRMQQDEAMLTEALEKALRALQLPQCPSNTRMSKEEDEASASSDSLGEQLFELVDIYNTGHTQKITGMLLEQHKEAVLHLLSEPSLLEEQVNLALKTLQELGVEETDVSDSSDADDTERLEERLFLLVQEMDAVHSNDITGKHLDPRGQRNHQIQMKLAQIL is encoded by the exons ATGGAGGATGAGGAAGATCTCGAGGTACTTGGCGAACAACTGTACGATTTAATTTACCCCAAGCACGCTGAGATCGCCGGGAAACTCACAG GCATGTTGCTGGAACTACCTGGTCCTGTCCTGACTCGGATGCAGCAGGATGAAGCGATGCTGACAGAGGCCCTTGAGAAAGCCCTCAGAGCTCTGCAACTACCTCAGTGTCCCAG CAATACAAGGATGTCAAAGGAGGAAGATGAAGCATCTGCCTCTTCTGACTCGCTTGGGGAACAGCTGTTTGAGCTCGTGGACATCTACAACACTGGCCACACACAGAAAATCACTG GCATGCTACTGGAGCAGCATAAAGAAGCGGTGCTGCATCTTCTCTCAGAACCCTCActactggaggagcaggtgaACCTGGCCTTGAAGACACTGCAGGA GCTGGGTGTGGAAGAGACGGATGTGAGTGACTCATCAGATGCCGATGACACTGAGAGGCTGGAAGAGAGGCTGTTTCTACTGGTGCAGGAGATGGACGCAGTGCACTCAAATGACATTACAG GAAAGCATTTGGATCCAAGAGGACAAAGAAATCACCAAATCCAAATGAAGTTGGCCCAAATACTGTGA
- the LOC124048666 gene encoding uncharacterized protein LOC124048666 isoform X1, translated as MEDEEDLEVLGEQLYDLIYPKHAEIAGKLTGMLLELPGPVLTRMQQDEAMLTEALEKALRALQLPQCPSNTRMSKEEDEASASSDSLGEQLFELVDIYNTGHTQKITGMLLEQHKEAVLHLLSEPSLLEEQVNLALKTLQELGVEETDVSDSSDADDTERLEERLFLLVQEMDAVHSNDITGMLLEMDPAALRQMLSDRTMLEGAVQKAQAALESIWIQEDKEITKSK; from the exons ATGGAGGATGAGGAAGATCTCGAGGTACTTGGCGAACAACTGTACGATTTAATTTACCCCAAGCACGCTGAGATCGCCGGGAAACTCACAG GCATGTTGCTGGAACTACCTGGTCCTGTCCTGACTCGGATGCAGCAGGATGAAGCGATGCTGACAGAGGCCCTTGAGAAAGCCCTCAGAGCTCTGCAACTACCTCAGTGTCCCAG CAATACAAGGATGTCAAAGGAGGAAGATGAAGCATCTGCCTCTTCTGACTCGCTTGGGGAACAGCTGTTTGAGCTCGTGGACATCTACAACACTGGCCACACACAGAAAATCACTG GCATGCTACTGGAGCAGCATAAAGAAGCGGTGCTGCATCTTCTCTCAGAACCCTCActactggaggagcaggtgaACCTGGCCTTGAAGACACTGCAGGA GCTGGGTGTGGAAGAGACGGATGTGAGTGACTCATCAGATGCCGATGACACTGAGAGGCTGGAAGAGAGGCTGTTTCTACTGGTGCAGGAGATGGACGCAGTGCACTCAAATGACATTACAG GCATGCTTTTGGAGATGGACCCTGCAGCTCTCAGACAGATGCTGAGCGACCGCACCATGTTGGAGGGAGCCGTTCAAAAAGCACAAGCAGCGCTG GAAAGCATTTGGATCCAAGAGGACAAAGAAATCACCAAATCCAAATGA
- the LOC124048666 gene encoding uncharacterized protein LOC124048666 isoform X3 yields MLLELPGPVLTRMQQDEAMLTEALEKALRALQLPQCPSNTRMSKEEDEASASSDSLGEQLFELVDIYNTGHTQKITGMLLEQHKEAVLHLLSEPSLLEEQVNLALKTLQELGVEETDVSDSSDADDTERLEERLFLLVQEMDAVHSNDITGMLLEMDPAALRQMLSDRTMLEGAVQKAQAALESIWIQEDKEITKSK; encoded by the exons ATGTTGCTGGAACTACCTGGTCCTGTCCTGACTCGGATGCAGCAGGATGAAGCGATGCTGACAGAGGCCCTTGAGAAAGCCCTCAGAGCTCTGCAACTACCTCAGTGTCCCAG CAATACAAGGATGTCAAAGGAGGAAGATGAAGCATCTGCCTCTTCTGACTCGCTTGGGGAACAGCTGTTTGAGCTCGTGGACATCTACAACACTGGCCACACACAGAAAATCACTG GCATGCTACTGGAGCAGCATAAAGAAGCGGTGCTGCATCTTCTCTCAGAACCCTCActactggaggagcaggtgaACCTGGCCTTGAAGACACTGCAGGA GCTGGGTGTGGAAGAGACGGATGTGAGTGACTCATCAGATGCCGATGACACTGAGAGGCTGGAAGAGAGGCTGTTTCTACTGGTGCAGGAGATGGACGCAGTGCACTCAAATGACATTACAG GCATGCTTTTGGAGATGGACCCTGCAGCTCTCAGACAGATGCTGAGCGACCGCACCATGTTGGAGGGAGCCGTTCAAAAAGCACAAGCAGCGCTG GAAAGCATTTGGATCCAAGAGGACAAAGAAATCACCAAATCCAAATGA